In the Phreatobacter oligotrophus genome, GCCCGGCGATCCGTCCTGCACGGCGACGAGGCGGCTGGTGATCGCCATGCGCTCCGGCCAGATGCGGTCGATCATCGGATGGCCCTGAACGGCACAGGAATCGACCAGCGCGATGCCCGGTTCGGCGAGGGTCGCCTCGCCGATGGCATGGGAGAGCAGGAGGCCCGGCGAGTAGCGCGCGAAGGCCTCGTCATAGGCTGTCTTCCAGTACCAGGCGCGCACACCGGACCGCAGCACGACGCCCGCCGCGATCGGCCTGTCGTCGCAGAGCATGAGGTCGATGCGCGCCTGCCCGGCCCGGGCGAGGCCGCCGACGGCAGCCCGGAAGAAGCTGGCCGTGACCGGATTCCCCGCCATGGCGGTGCCGGCGCGGCCTTTCCAGCCCTCGGCTTCCAGCGCGAGATAGGCATCGAGCACCTTATCGATGTCATGGCCGGTTGCGGTGGACACGGTCTCAAGGCGGCCCGTCTCGGCAAGCCGCCGGGCAAGGCGCCGGTGATCCTTGGACAGCGGCGGGGCGTTCGTGATCAGGACGGCGCGGCGGTGGCTGTCGAGGACGGCGACGGCACGGCCGGCCAGCGCCGGAGCCGCCGCGCTCCAGGTCGCATCATCGGCCATCGGCCAGTGGAGGGCCGCAACACCGCGGCGCGCCAGGTCGACCATGACGGCGCCCATCACGGTCGCGGCTTCGCCGGGACGGGTCATCATCCCGCCGGAGGGCGCGTAAGGGTGGGTCCAGAGCGAGAAGAGAGAGCCGCGGAGCCCGAAGCGCCCGGCGACAAGGCCGATCCAGGCGCCGTCGCGCGTCACGACGAAGGCGCCAAGGTCCCGAGGATCGATGGTGCGGGCGGCAAGCGCAAAGGCGGGCGCGAGGAAGACGGGCCCCTCGCCGCTCGCGGCGAGGCGCCGCCAGTCGGCCTGGATCGCGTCCCAGTCCGTCGCCGGAACCCAGTGGAGGGCGACCGCGCCCATGCCGGAGGGGCCGGCTTCCGGCTGCAGCGGCGGCGAGACCGTCGGTGCGAGGCGCGTGTCCAGCATGGTCATGCGGTAGCCGGCCTGGACCAGAACCCGAGGGAGAGGCCGAGCCGCGCCGTGGTGATCCACAGCAGCAGGATCGATTCCAGCGTCAGGGCAGTGGCCGTGGCGATCGCGGCGCCCATCATGCCGAGCGGCGGGATGAGCACGAAGCACAGCACCACCGCGGTGCCGAAGGCCAGCGCGTAGATGAGCGCGCAGGCGGTCTGGTGGCCGGACATTGTCAGCAGCCGCTCCACGGGGCCTACAGCCGCGCGGGCAAGGAGGCCGATGGAGACGACGAACATGGCGGGATAGCCGGCGACGAAGTCGGG is a window encoding:
- a CDS encoding GNAT family N-acetyltransferase; the protein is MTMLDTRLAPTVSPPLQPEAGPSGMGAVALHWVPATDWDAIQADWRRLAASGEGPVFLAPAFALAARTIDPRDLGAFVVTRDGAWIGLVAGRFGLRGSLFSLWTHPYAPSGGMMTRPGEAATVMGAVMVDLARRGVAALHWPMADDATWSAAAPALAGRAVAVLDSHRRAVLITNAPPLSKDHRRLARRLAETGRLETVSTATGHDIDKVLDAYLALEAEGWKGRAGTAMAGNPVTASFFRAAVGGLARAGQARIDLMLCDDRPIAAGVVLRSGVRAWYWKTAYDEAFARYSPGLLLSHAIGEATLAEPGIALVDSCAVQGHPMIDRIWPERMAITSRLVAVQDGSPGWRFHAVVALKRGLIDAKARAKRLLKR